In one window of Microbacterium dextranolyticum DNA:
- a CDS encoding carbohydrate ABC transporter permease — protein MSSSMMRPVERVRQLPVYVLLLVYAIVIAYPLLWMVISSFKSSTEIFADPWGMPSVWLVQNYAQAWDRGISAYFLNSLVVTIVSTAATVVIAALCAYGMVRLPGRVANAILVVAMGGLVVAPQVSLIPLYRLLDAMGLLNTYAAMILPYVAFRLPMAILLIRSMFLGIPRELVDAATIDGCRSLGVLRHVYLPLSRSVLTTAAVLTAYFAWNEFLFAIVYIDADELRTIPAGLMSFRDSLSTEWGVLLAGLTIAALPIVAVFIMMQRYFVAGVAAGSVKG, from the coding sequence ATGAGCTCTTCGATGATGCGACCCGTGGAGCGCGTGCGGCAGCTGCCGGTCTACGTGCTGCTGCTCGTGTACGCCATCGTGATCGCCTACCCGCTGCTGTGGATGGTGATCTCGTCCTTCAAGTCGTCGACCGAGATCTTCGCGGATCCGTGGGGGATGCCCTCGGTCTGGCTGGTGCAGAACTACGCGCAGGCGTGGGATCGAGGGATCTCCGCCTATTTCCTCAACTCGCTCGTGGTGACGATCGTCTCGACCGCCGCGACGGTCGTGATCGCGGCGCTGTGCGCCTACGGCATGGTGCGGCTCCCGGGACGCGTCGCGAACGCGATCCTCGTCGTCGCGATGGGCGGGCTCGTGGTGGCCCCTCAGGTCAGCCTCATCCCGCTGTACCGCCTGCTCGACGCGATGGGACTGCTGAACACCTACGCGGCGATGATCCTGCCCTACGTCGCCTTCCGGCTGCCCATGGCGATCCTTCTGATCCGGTCGATGTTCCTCGGGATCCCGCGGGAGCTCGTGGACGCCGCGACCATCGACGGGTGCCGCTCGCTCGGCGTGCTGAGGCACGTCTACCTGCCGCTGAGTCGGTCGGTGCTCACGACGGCCGCCGTGCTGACGGCGTACTTCGCCTGGAACGAGTTCCTGTTCGCGATCGTCTACATCGACGCGGACGAGCTGCGCACCATCCCCGCCGGGCTGATGTCGTTCCGTGATTCGCTGTCCACCGAATGGGGCGTGCTGCTGGCCGGCCTCACGATCGCCGCGCTGCCCATCGTCGCGGTGTTCATCATGATGCAGAGGTACTTCGTCGCCGGGGTGGCGGCGGGAAGCGTGAAGGGATGA
- a CDS encoding NAD(P)/FAD-dependent oxidoreductase, whose product MAWRSLPCLHELVHSAITQRASAAHDASAAIRAAQTAARGSRQGRGTVLASRRGRGRDLQSRRGLGGSADRDLSPGHGSDGPRGASIVEDAGRSHPLIEGGRAVGVRTAGGDEVRGDALLLATGPSVAGQLGELGIEIGTSSPPAFVAFTTPVDTALTTTLNTPHVAIRRTVDGGLAMDSGWSERSIEVGDDGTLRIPDDVVPRLLDEARRVLSGHPELTLARIGSGYKPVPADGEPVYGRISEIPGLYVAFSHSGATQGLIAGELVADEIATGFVSPLLSAFRPDRFTSAATAPA is encoded by the coding sequence ATGGCCTGGCGCTCTCTACCCTGCCTGCATGAACTTGTTCACTCGGCGATCACGCAAAGAGCCTCCGCCGCTCATGATGCCAGTGCCGCCATCCGCGCCGCCCAAACCGCAGCCCGCGGCAGTCGTCAGGGCAGGGGGACGGTACTCGCGAGCCGTCGCGGCAGAGGGCGCGATCTTCAATCCCGGCGAGGGCTGGGTGGATCTGCCGACCGTGATCTCTCTCCTGGCCACGGAAGCGACGGCCCGAGGGGGGCGTCGATCGTCGAGGATGCGGGCCGCTCGCACCCGCTCATCGAAGGAGGACGGGCCGTCGGAGTGCGCACCGCCGGCGGCGATGAGGTGCGCGGGGACGCGCTTCTGCTCGCGACCGGACCTTCCGTAGCCGGGCAGCTCGGCGAGCTCGGCATCGAGATCGGCACGTCCAGTCCGCCGGCCTTCGTGGCGTTCACGACCCCCGTGGACACCGCTCTGACGACGACGCTGAACACCCCGCATGTGGCGATCCGCCGCACGGTCGATGGCGGGCTCGCCATGGACTCCGGGTGGTCGGAGCGTTCCATCGAGGTCGGCGACGACGGCACGCTGCGGATCCCGGACGACGTCGTGCCGAGACTGCTCGATGAGGCTCGACGCGTGCTCTCCGGCCATCCTGAGCTGACGCTCGCGCGCATCGGATCCGGGTACAAGCCGGTGCCCGCAGACGGCGAGCCGGTGTACGGCCGGATCTCCGAGATCCCCGGCCTGTACGTGGCGTTCAGCCACAGCGGCGCCACCCAGGGTCTGATCGCCGGCGAACTGGTCGCCGACGAGATCGCCACCGGGTTCGTCTCGCCGCTGCTGTCCGCGTTCCGCCCCGACCGATTCACATCCGCCGCGACGGCTCCCGCCTGA
- a CDS encoding carbohydrate ABC transporter permease encodes MSSTRRAIGNALYVLPAIALIGLFVYYPLGANIVFSFFSFRAGSGAMDPVGLGNVTRLFTDPVIATALRNNLVYAVVSVVCQVGGALVVAAWLTHLLGRRMGAFLRSVYFLPAVISMTVIALLFTFVFNARGGLLNELLQDVGLGALQTAWLANPHTALGSVIAVSQWQSIGYVCMLYVVALQQIPQEYYEAASLDGAGRIRQFFSITVPQAKEMIFVAMILTVSGAFTVFNEPYILTKGGPGNASQVLATYMYNQGFFQNQMGYASAIASLIFLITLVLSVVQMLSFRSGRS; translated from the coding sequence ATGTCATCGACCAGGCGCGCCATCGGCAATGCGCTCTACGTCCTCCCCGCGATCGCCCTGATCGGGTTGTTCGTCTACTACCCGCTGGGCGCGAACATAGTGTTCAGTTTCTTCTCCTTCCGCGCCGGCAGCGGCGCGATGGATCCGGTCGGCCTCGGCAACGTCACCCGGCTCTTCACCGACCCCGTGATCGCGACGGCGCTGCGCAACAACCTCGTCTACGCGGTCGTCTCGGTCGTGTGCCAGGTCGGCGGCGCGCTCGTGGTCGCGGCGTGGCTCACGCATCTGCTCGGGCGGCGCATGGGCGCGTTCCTGAGATCGGTGTACTTCCTGCCCGCCGTGATCTCGATGACGGTGATCGCCCTGCTGTTCACCTTCGTGTTCAACGCGCGCGGCGGACTTCTCAACGAGCTGCTCCAGGACGTGGGTCTCGGCGCGCTGCAGACCGCCTGGCTCGCGAATCCGCACACCGCCCTCGGATCCGTCATCGCCGTCTCGCAGTGGCAGAGCATCGGCTACGTGTGCATGCTCTACGTCGTCGCCCTGCAGCAGATCCCCCAGGAGTACTACGAGGCGGCGTCGCTGGACGGCGCGGGCCGGATCCGCCAGTTCTTCAGCATCACGGTGCCGCAGGCGAAGGAGATGATCTTCGTCGCCATGATCCTCACGGTCTCCGGCGCGTTCACGGTGTTCAACGAGCCGTACATCCTGACCAAGGGCGGTCCGGGCAACGCCAGTCAGGTGCTCGCGACCTACATGTACAACCAGGGGTTCTTCCAGAACCAGATGGGCTACGCCTCGGCGATCGCGAGCCTCATCTTCCTGATCACCCTCGTGCTGTCCGTCGTCCAGATGCTGTCGTTCCGCAGCGGGAGGTCCTGA
- a CDS encoding ABC transporter substrate-binding protein: protein MRRTSRIAIAALAAAALVLPLSACAGSGSSGSGDGTVELSFFHRWPNEPKHSYYADVVAEFEKENPNITVKVENVLNDAYKDKIKVVAGSANAPDVMFTWSGSFVGELVKSDALMDLGPWLKEDKQFADSFYPSQLTPFQVDGTQYGLPVGMQSKLFFYNKDAFAKLGLQPPKTWDEFMTVLKTIKKSGQTPIEYGAQEQWTIAHYVGTLNQRTVDPKVFAADQDPKKGTFTDPGYVEALERFKELAGYMNSDMTAVGHEVARNAWIAGDAPIMYLQSAEVGYLKDVTFDYGTFNFPSVAGGKGDAGELTGAPEGFAISKNTKHPAEAKKFLEFLLSKQNGTAYAEKAGELSPVKGAVEEAKVPEISKELAKGIVDASAMTTWLDNAYDPQIVQAYLSETQLMLSGQQTPEGVMKAVQEAAQRVRDAS, encoded by the coding sequence ATGCGCAGAACCTCCCGGATCGCGATCGCCGCTCTCGCGGCCGCGGCCCTCGTCCTCCCGCTGTCGGCCTGCGCGGGATCCGGCTCGTCCGGATCCGGCGACGGCACCGTGGAGCTGAGCTTCTTCCACCGCTGGCCCAACGAGCCCAAGCACTCGTACTACGCCGACGTGGTGGCGGAGTTCGAGAAGGAGAACCCGAACATCACCGTCAAGGTCGAGAACGTCCTGAACGACGCCTACAAGGACAAGATCAAGGTCGTCGCCGGATCCGCCAACGCGCCGGACGTGATGTTCACGTGGAGCGGATCCTTCGTCGGCGAGCTCGTCAAGAGCGACGCCCTGATGGATCTCGGCCCGTGGCTGAAGGAGGACAAGCAGTTCGCCGACAGCTTCTACCCGAGCCAGCTCACCCCGTTCCAGGTGGACGGCACCCAGTACGGCCTGCCCGTGGGCATGCAGTCCAAGCTGTTCTTCTACAACAAGGACGCGTTCGCCAAGCTCGGCCTGCAGCCGCCGAAGACCTGGGACGAGTTCATGACCGTGCTCAAGACGATCAAGAAGTCGGGGCAGACGCCCATCGAGTACGGCGCCCAGGAGCAGTGGACCATCGCGCACTACGTCGGAACGCTGAACCAGCGAACGGTGGATCCGAAGGTGTTCGCCGCCGACCAGGATCCGAAGAAGGGCACCTTCACGGATCCCGGCTACGTCGAGGCGCTGGAGCGCTTCAAGGAGCTGGCGGGGTACATGAACAGCGACATGACGGCGGTCGGGCACGAGGTCGCCCGCAACGCCTGGATCGCCGGCGACGCCCCGATCATGTACCTGCAGAGCGCGGAGGTCGGCTACCTGAAGGACGTGACCTTCGACTACGGCACGTTCAACTTCCCGTCGGTCGCCGGCGGGAAGGGGGACGCGGGCGAGCTCACCGGCGCGCCCGAGGGCTTCGCGATCTCGAAGAACACCAAGCACCCGGCCGAGGCGAAGAAGTTCCTCGAGTTCCTGCTCAGCAAGCAGAACGGCACCGCCTATGCCGAGAAGGCGGGGGAGCTGAGCCCGGTCAAGGGGGCCGTGGAGGAGGCGAAGGTCCCGGAGATCTCGAAGGAGCTGGCGAAGGGCATCGTGGACGCCTCAGCCATGACGACCTGGCTGGACAACGCCTACGATCCGCAGATCGTGCAGGCCTACCTGTCCGAGACCCAGCTCATGCTCAGCGGCCAGCAGACGCCCGAAGGCGTGATGAAGGCCGTGCAGGAGGCCGCTCAGCGCGTGCGCGACGCGTCCTGA
- the istA gene encoding IS21 family transposase — MITLEDWALIGRLASDGVPKAQIAARLGISRTTVIKAVNSDGPPKYERSPRPTSFTPFEARVRTLLAEHPRMPATVLAERVGWEGSIRWFRDNVVRLRPEHHSVDPADRLSWAAGDAAQCDLWFPPRKIPLEDGTTALLPVLVIVAAHSRFVTARMIPTRKTEDLLLGHWDLIQRLGAVPRRLIWDNESGIGQRGRLAQGVAAFAGTLATKVVQLRPYDPESKGIVERRNGWFETSFMPGRSFTSPADFNAQLQDWLERANSRVVRTIKARPVDLIGHDRARMLPLPPIPLQLGWRERVRLGRDYYVRLDASDYSVDPAAIGRFVDVIADLDRVRVRLEGRLVADHARVWARGSTITDPAHLEAAKRLRQQFQTPRPAPVDDLARDLADYDRAFGIEGVA; from the coding sequence GTGATCACTTTGGAAGACTGGGCGCTGATCGGGAGGCTGGCTTCGGACGGGGTGCCGAAAGCGCAGATCGCGGCGCGGTTGGGGATCTCGCGGACGACCGTGATCAAGGCGGTGAACTCCGACGGGCCGCCGAAGTATGAGCGGTCGCCGCGGCCGACGTCGTTCACGCCGTTCGAGGCGCGGGTGCGGACGCTGCTCGCCGAGCATCCGCGGATGCCGGCGACGGTGCTCGCGGAGCGGGTTGGTTGGGAGGGCTCGATCCGCTGGTTCCGGGACAATGTCGTGAGACTGCGACCTGAGCATCACTCAGTCGACCCGGCGGATCGGCTCTCGTGGGCGGCGGGCGATGCGGCTCAATGTGATCTCTGGTTCCCGCCGCGGAAGATCCCGCTCGAGGACGGCACGACGGCGCTGTTGCCGGTGTTGGTGATCGTCGCGGCGCATTCGCGGTTCGTGACTGCGCGGATGATCCCGACCAGGAAGACGGAGGATCTGCTGCTCGGGCACTGGGATCTCATCCAACGGCTCGGCGCGGTCCCGCGGCGGCTGATCTGGGACAACGAGTCCGGCATCGGGCAGCGCGGCCGCCTCGCGCAAGGTGTTGCGGCGTTCGCGGGGACCCTCGCGACGAAGGTCGTGCAGCTGAGGCCCTACGACCCGGAATCGAAAGGGATCGTGGAACGCCGCAACGGCTGGTTCGAGACGTCGTTCATGCCGGGCAGAAGCTTCACCTCCCCGGCGGACTTCAACGCCCAGCTGCAGGACTGGCTCGAGAGGGCGAACAGCCGGGTGGTGCGGACGATCAAGGCACGCCCGGTCGATCTGATCGGCCACGACCGGGCGCGGATGCTCCCGTTGCCGCCGATCCCGCTGCAGCTGGGCTGGCGAGAACGAGTCCGCCTCGGGCGGGACTACTACGTCCGCCTCGACGCGAGCGACTACTCCGTCGATCCCGCCGCGATAGGCCGGTTTGTCGACGTAATCGCCGATCTCGACCGTGTTCGGGTGCGCCTGGAGGGCAGGCTGGTCGCTGACCACGCGCGCGTCTGGGCGCGCGGCTCCACGATCACCGATCCCGCACATCTGGAGGCCGCGAAACGGCTGCGGCAACAGTTCCAGACCCCACGTCCTGCTCCCGTTGATGACCTGGCGCGTGATCTCGCGGACTACGACCGGGCGTTCGGGATCGAAGGAGTCGCCTGA
- a CDS encoding GntR family transcriptional regulator yields the protein MNTQGSTPLHEQVRSLLMHEIETEHFTEGERLPAEPELCERFGVSRITIRRAVADLERLGFVRRQQGRGTFVSTRHQIMGTMSVSGFADKVVGKGVKESRIMRSEIIPADDKRAALLEVEVGDPIFRLIRVFALDGVPLSIDDSRYSLTRYPGFDTHITAGTSTYRVLREQYGVEFSEIDRQISVGFTNTLTAGWLERPLRDPLLLVRKVALGTQGEVVHTSKVKIVPSRVSLNVVARADA from the coding sequence GTGAACACACAAGGGTCCACACCTCTGCATGAGCAGGTACGCAGCCTGCTCATGCATGAGATCGAGACAGAGCATTTCACCGAAGGTGAGCGGCTCCCAGCGGAGCCTGAGCTCTGCGAGCGATTCGGAGTGAGTCGAATCACCATCCGGCGCGCTGTCGCAGATCTGGAGCGGCTTGGATTCGTGCGCCGCCAACAGGGACGTGGCACATTTGTGTCGACGCGGCACCAAATCATGGGCACGATGTCCGTAAGCGGGTTCGCAGACAAAGTCGTAGGGAAGGGCGTCAAGGAAAGCCGGATCATGCGATCCGAGATAATCCCCGCGGATGACAAGCGCGCCGCGCTTCTTGAAGTGGAGGTGGGTGATCCGATCTTCCGCCTCATCCGCGTGTTCGCACTTGACGGCGTGCCTCTCTCGATAGACGACAGCAGGTACTCGCTCACGAGGTACCCCGGATTCGACACACACATCACAGCGGGCACCTCGACCTACCGGGTGCTTCGTGAGCAGTATGGCGTCGAGTTTTCAGAGATCGATCGTCAAATCAGCGTTGGATTTACGAACACGCTGACCGCGGGCTGGCTCGAACGCCCCCTCCGCGACCCCCTTCTGCTCGTCCGGAAGGTCGCTCTCGGCACGCAAGGCGAAGTGGTCCACACATCGAAGGTCAAGATCGTGCCAAGTCGGGTTTCGCTCAACGTCGTTGCCCGAGCTGACGCCTAG
- a CDS encoding LCP family protein produces MSARTDRSRRTPVARHGILRSPNPFVQVLTVLGAIVGVVVLSVGAIGAFTVWDSARAVEAAGVSIGGDDAQLPPAIGEIEGGVNLLIAGTDSCEGPNAALSGACENGDTDGERNDVTMLVHISDAPRRVTVISFPRDMLVPIPACTGQDGTQYSSMSEQMLNVSYMYGGLSCTVLTVEKLTGVDIQFAAATRWTGVINMSDAIGGVDVCVADQIDDDHTGIHLAAGTHTLQGAEALQFLRIRHGIGDGSDLGRISNQQQFMSSMVRKLQSDGVLGNPATLLNLATTAVRQVTSGQVVLSSSLANPQRMVQIAMAMRSVPYEDIVFVQYPTAYASGGSRVVPLTDAADVLFQALATNQPVQLSGGTSDGHSTEVVGEADGPGSTTAPSEAPTGEAAPAETAAPSTPAPSQSAVELPSTITGQTAKQVTCTVAQR; encoded by the coding sequence GTGAGCGCACGCACCGACCGGTCGAGGCGTACCCCCGTCGCGCGGCACGGCATCCTTCGCTCACCGAACCCCTTCGTCCAGGTCCTCACCGTGCTCGGTGCGATCGTCGGAGTCGTTGTCCTCAGCGTCGGCGCGATCGGCGCGTTCACCGTGTGGGACTCGGCGCGCGCCGTCGAGGCGGCAGGTGTGTCGATCGGTGGGGATGACGCGCAGCTGCCGCCGGCGATCGGCGAGATCGAGGGTGGCGTCAATCTGCTCATCGCCGGCACCGACTCATGCGAAGGCCCGAACGCTGCGCTCTCGGGTGCGTGCGAGAACGGCGACACCGACGGTGAGCGCAACGACGTGACCATGCTCGTGCACATCTCCGATGCGCCGCGCCGGGTGACAGTGATCTCGTTCCCGCGCGACATGCTCGTGCCGATCCCGGCCTGCACCGGTCAGGACGGCACGCAGTACTCGTCGATGAGCGAGCAGATGCTCAACGTCTCGTACATGTACGGCGGCCTGTCGTGCACCGTGCTGACGGTCGAGAAGCTCACCGGTGTCGACATCCAGTTCGCGGCGGCGACGCGGTGGACCGGTGTCATCAACATGTCCGACGCGATCGGTGGCGTCGACGTCTGCGTCGCCGACCAGATCGATGACGATCACACCGGCATTCACCTCGCGGCCGGGACGCACACGCTCCAGGGGGCCGAAGCGCTGCAGTTCCTGCGCATCCGCCACGGCATCGGCGACGGCTCGGATCTCGGTCGTATCTCGAACCAGCAGCAGTTCATGAGCTCGATGGTGCGCAAGCTCCAGTCGGACGGTGTGCTGGGCAACCCCGCCACGCTCTTGAACCTCGCCACGACGGCGGTCCGTCAGGTGACCAGCGGTCAGGTCGTGCTGAGCTCGTCACTCGCGAACCCGCAGCGCATGGTGCAGATCGCCATGGCGATGCGCAGCGTGCCCTACGAGGACATCGTCTTCGTGCAGTACCCCACCGCGTACGCGTCGGGTGGGTCGCGCGTCGTGCCGCTGACGGATGCCGCGGACGTGCTGTTCCAGGCGCTCGCCACGAACCAGCCCGTGCAGCTGAGCGGCGGCACCAGCGACGGTCACAGCACCGAGGTCGTCGGCGAGGCCGACGGTCCCGGTTCCACCACCGCGCCGTCCGAGGCGCCCACGGGGGAGGCGGCTCCGGCAGAGACGGCAGCGCCCAGCACGCCGGCGCCGTCGCAGTCGGCGGTGGAGCTGCCCAGCACCATCACGGGGCAGACGGCCAAGCAGGTCACCTGCACCGTCGCACAGCGCTAG
- a CDS encoding PfkB family carbohydrate kinase — protein MTMYTTEELQAALAATPAPSLLGIGDNVLDCYLHEDLAYPGGNALNVAAYSRLFFGGTAGFLGILGDDRFGVHLQGVLDEIGVDRSRARTVHGANGMAFVSLDADGDRRFVASNRGGVQEGLRLRLGADDLAYIAGFTRVHTSVYSALDGELARLAENGARISYDYSDDVPVNVVRRTAAHVDIGFFSGGTLSDTQIEDLAKLALGSGMGCAVVTQGSRGAHAFTPGVRNEVGVRAVEVVDALGAGDAFITGFLAARASGADIAACLETAATAGALACTLRGAFGYPVEAGEDAQRQMLRRHKSA, from the coding sequence ATGACCATGTACACCACCGAGGAACTGCAGGCCGCGCTGGCGGCGACCCCGGCGCCCTCGCTGCTCGGCATCGGCGACAACGTGCTGGACTGCTACCTGCACGAGGACCTCGCGTATCCCGGCGGCAACGCCCTGAACGTCGCCGCCTACAGCCGGCTGTTCTTCGGGGGCACGGCGGGCTTCCTCGGCATCCTCGGCGACGACCGCTTCGGCGTCCACCTGCAGGGCGTGCTCGACGAGATCGGCGTCGACCGCTCCCGCGCCCGCACCGTCCACGGCGCGAACGGGATGGCGTTCGTGTCGCTGGACGCCGACGGCGACCGCCGCTTCGTGGCCTCGAACCGCGGCGGAGTGCAGGAGGGGCTGCGGCTGCGCCTCGGGGCCGACGACCTCGCCTACATCGCCGGGTTCACGCGTGTGCACACTTCGGTTTACTCGGCTCTGGACGGAGAGTTGGCGCGGCTCGCGGAGAACGGCGCGAGGATCTCTTACGACTACTCGGACGACGTGCCCGTCAATGTCGTGCGCCGTACCGCCGCACATGTGGACATCGGCTTCTTCTCCGGCGGGACGCTCAGTGACACACAGATCGAAGACCTCGCCAAGCTCGCGCTGGGTAGCGGCATGGGGTGCGCTGTCGTGACGCAGGGATCGCGCGGCGCTCACGCCTTTACTCCAGGCGTCCGCAACGAGGTCGGGGTGCGCGCGGTCGAGGTCGTGGATGCGCTCGGGGCAGGGGATGCGTTCATCACGGGGTTCCTAGCGGCCCGGGCGTCGGGAGCCGACATCGCTGCGTGCCTCGAAACGGCGGCAACCGCGGGCGCGCTCGCCTGCACGCTGCGCGGGGCATTCGGCTACCCTGTTGAGGCGGGCGAGGACGCGCAACGGCAGATGCTGCGACGGCATAAAAGCGCGTAG
- a CDS encoding SIS domain-containing protein produces the protein MTVASTFVDSATIEEQLATARAAIADRETVSRVVLTACGGSFANMQPNEYFLGNRATTLESVALNAAEFTSRGSSRVDADTVVILCSHSGTTPETVAAAAHARSRGALTVAFTFDPASPLAQEAEYVIAYQHGDGKSESYVGGALILRLVAAILDEREGASLSPAIDAAVAQLPVLVPAARAAHTEAADAWAFQTRREPLIYTMAAGSNYGTAYSFAICLLQEMQWVHSAAIHAGEYFHGPFEVTDVDVPFIALLGLDETRPVEQRAVDFLTKHTDRALVIDAKEFGLDGVAAEVQGVFAHLLFNVVLRTYADALADHRGHPLSVRRYMWRMEY, from the coding sequence GTGACCGTCGCCTCCACCTTCGTAGACTCCGCCACCATCGAGGAGCAGCTCGCCACCGCACGCGCCGCGATCGCCGACCGGGAGACCGTCTCGCGCGTCGTGCTGACCGCATGCGGCGGCTCGTTCGCCAACATGCAGCCGAACGAGTACTTCCTCGGCAACCGCGCCACCACGCTGGAGAGCGTCGCGCTCAACGCCGCCGAGTTCACCTCCCGCGGCTCGTCCCGCGTCGACGCCGACACCGTCGTGATCCTCTGCTCGCACTCGGGCACCACCCCCGAAACCGTGGCGGCCGCCGCGCACGCCCGCTCGCGCGGCGCCCTGACCGTCGCCTTCACCTTCGATCCCGCCTCGCCGCTCGCGCAGGAGGCCGAGTACGTGATCGCCTACCAGCACGGCGACGGCAAGAGCGAGTCGTACGTGGGCGGCGCGCTCATCCTGCGCCTCGTCGCGGCCATCCTCGACGAGCGCGAGGGTGCATCGCTGTCGCCGGCGATCGACGCCGCCGTGGCGCAGCTTCCCGTCCTGGTCCCCGCGGCGCGCGCGGCCCACACCGAGGCCGCCGACGCCTGGGCGTTCCAGACCCGCCGCGAGCCGCTCATCTACACGATGGCCGCGGGCTCGAACTACGGCACGGCCTACTCCTTCGCGATCTGCCTGCTGCAGGAGATGCAGTGGGTGCACTCCGCCGCGATCCATGCCGGCGAGTACTTCCACGGCCCCTTCGAGGTGACCGACGTGGATGTGCCGTTCATCGCCCTGCTGGGCCTGGACGAGACGCGCCCGGTCGAGCAGCGCGCCGTCGACTTCCTCACGAAGCACACCGACCGCGCCCTCGTCATCGACGCGAAGGAGTTCGGCCTGGACGGCGTGGCCGCCGAAGTGCAGGGCGTGTTCGCCCACCTGCTGTTCAACGTCGTGCTCCGCACCTACGCCGACGCCCTCGCCGACCACCGCGGCCACCCCCTGTCCGTGCGCCGCTACATGTGGCGCATGGAGTACTGA
- a CDS encoding HAD family hydrolase, producing MLPATGSIEVVAPVDAAHLVEDLAEEAENPATPTVPLLIALDVDGTVLREDETLSPGIVEAIAHAHRAGHEVMLATGRSWEGTRGIQHVLELAPEYAVCSNGAVIMKRVDGAGTGDEDIAYERFHIETFDPTEVVALLRDHLPDAKYLVELADGERLYTEFMDDWNLVHARRVEFAELVAQPVCRVVVVSPDDTDEDFVDLVARIGLNKVSYAVGWSAWLDIAPQGVDKSTALERVRGWLGIAPERVLVMGDGRNDVGMFRWAQAHGGRAIAMGQGPDEVRREAGEITASVHAGGVADVLRAL from the coding sequence ATGCTGCCGGCGACGGGATCGATCGAGGTGGTCGCCCCGGTCGATGCGGCGCACCTCGTCGAAGACCTGGCCGAAGAGGCCGAGAACCCCGCCACCCCCACGGTGCCCCTGCTCATCGCGCTCGACGTCGACGGCACCGTCCTCCGTGAGGACGAGACGCTCAGCCCGGGGATCGTCGAGGCCATCGCCCACGCGCATCGCGCGGGGCACGAGGTCATGCTCGCGACCGGACGGTCGTGGGAGGGGACCCGCGGTATCCAGCACGTGCTCGAACTCGCTCCGGAGTACGCGGTCTGCTCCAACGGCGCCGTCATCATGAAGCGCGTGGACGGCGCAGGCACGGGCGACGAGGACATCGCGTACGAACGCTTCCACATCGAGACCTTCGATCCCACGGAGGTGGTCGCGCTGCTGCGTGATCACCTGCCCGACGCGAAGTACCTGGTCGAGCTGGCCGACGGCGAGCGGCTGTACACCGAGTTCATGGACGACTGGAACCTCGTGCACGCTCGCCGCGTGGAGTTCGCCGAGCTGGTCGCGCAGCCGGTCTGCCGCGTCGTCGTGGTCTCGCCGGACGACACCGACGAGGACTTCGTGGACCTCGTCGCCCGCATCGGGCTGAACAAGGTGTCGTACGCGGTCGGCTGGTCGGCCTGGCTCGACATCGCCCCTCAGGGCGTGGACAAGTCGACGGCGCTCGAGCGGGTGCGCGGTTGGCTCGGTATCGCGCCCGAACGTGTGCTCGTCATGGGTGACGGTCGCAACGACGTCGGCATGTTCCGCTGGGCCCAAGCCCACGGCGGCCGCGCGATCGCGATGGGGCAGGGGCCCGACGAGGTGCGGCGTGAGGCGGGGGAGATCACGGCATCCGTCCACGCGGGCGGCGTGGCCGACGTGCTCCGCGCGCTCTGA